CTTCCTGCATCCGAAAACCGGCGAGGAATACGCCCTGGCCCGCACCGAAAGGAAGACCGGTCCCGGCTACAAGGGCTTTCGCTTTCAGGCCGCCCCGGACATATCCCTGGAACAGGACCTGCGGCGGCGCGACCTCACGATCAACGCCATGGCGGAGACCCCGGAAGGCGAACTCATAGACCCCTTCGGCGGCAGGGCGGACCTGCGCCAGGGCCTGTTGCGCCATGTCTCTCCCGCCTTTAGCGAAGACCCGCTGCGAGCGCTGCGGGTGGCGCGCTTTGCCGCCTGCCTGAACTTTCGCGTCGCGGAAGAAACCCAGCGGCTGATGCGTAAAATCGGCGACTCGGGAGAACTGGCGGCCCTGATCCCCGAGCGCGTGTGGCGGGAGTGGGAGAAGGCTCTGGCAGAGCGCTGGCCGGCCCGCTTCTTCCGGGTACTGGAGCGCTGTGGCGCGCTGCACAAGCTGTTTCCCTCCTCCCTGGCCGCCGCCGCCGCGCTACAGGCGCTAGAGGCGGCCACGGCAGCCAGTGCCGAGACTGCGGTCCGCTACGCGGCACACTTGGCGGCGGCGGGCGCCGGGGCGCCTGGCGGGGAAAACGACGGGCGCTGGGAGCAACAGACGGCAGAGCTGGCACGGCGGTACCGCGTCCCCAACGCCTACCGAGAGCTCGCTCGGATGGCGATCCGCTGCCGCTGCCTCCTGCGCGGCTCGGAATGGGAAGCCCCTGCCCTCCTGCAACTCCTGAAAGAAACGGACGCCTTCCGCCGCCCGGAGCGCTTTGCCTCTCTGCAAACGGCCCTGGCGGCGCAGGGCGGCGCAAGCGCAGGCAAGACGGGAAAGACGGCGCTGCGCCGCCTGGAGGCACTGAAAAAGGCGCGGCAGGCGGCGCAAGCGATAGACGTTGCCGCCCTCAGCGCCCAGGGGTTGGAGGGCGCCGCCCTGGGGCGCGCCCTGGACGCGCGGCGCCTGGAGGCGGTACGGGAAGCCCTGTCCGCCCGCCCCGGCGGCCAGCCAAACCCCGCACCGGGCATGTAACCGGCGGTCTCGTACACCAGTCCTGCGCCGATTGCTGCACTGCAGCTTGCATTAGCGTTTCGGTTGCGCTTAGAGTTGCACTCGACTAGAGGGTCAAGGCGAGCCCCTTAATAAGAAAACAGGAATGGAGTTCCC
This is a stretch of genomic DNA from Gammaproteobacteria bacterium. It encodes these proteins:
- a CDS encoding multifunctional CCA tRNA nucleotidyl transferase/2'3'-cyclic phosphodiesterase/2'nucleotidase/phosphatase, with translation MKIYKVGGAVRDRLLGRPGKDSDWVVVGADPERMLAAGFRTVGRDFPVFLHPKTGEEYALARTERKTGPGYKGFRFQAAPDISLEQDLRRRDLTINAMAETPEGELIDPFGGRADLRQGLLRHVSPAFSEDPLRALRVARFAACLNFRVAEETQRLMRKIGDSGELAALIPERVWREWEKALAERWPARFFRVLERCGALHKLFPSSLAAAAALQALEAATAASAETAVRYAAHLAAAGAGAPGGENDGRWEQQTAELARRYRVPNAYRELARMAIRCRCLLRGSEWEAPALLQLLKETDAFRRPERFASLQTALAAQGGASAGKTGKTALRRLEALKKARQAAQAIDVAALSAQGLEGAALGRALDARRLEAVREALSARPGGQPNPAPGM